The window ATTACAACAGAGGATCAAGTGCGCGTCCTAGTTGCGGGCCATGGTGGTCTTCTTACCCGGTTCCCCTTCCTGTTTCAGACGGTAGTCTGCCAAAGCTGCTTTAATGGCATCCTCAGCCAGCACTACACAGCACAGAGAACAAGGTCAGTTACAGAACAGAAACATCTTAAATACAGCAACATCACAAATAACATTTctattatacatatacatgttacatttatcagaagcagcaaatataatgcaaatattaCACAGATAAATTAAAAGGAATATTTACTTGAGCAGTGCAGTTTGACTGGTGGAAGGCTAAGCTCCTTAGCAATCTCAGTGTTTTTTATCTTGAGGGCTTCATCAATCTGTACATTGTATATATaggtttaatacttttattaggaCAAAAACATTAAGTTATATTCAAACTTTGTTACAATGcagatagagaaaaaaaaagaaaagaggacaAACATTTGCACTGAATCAAGAAGAACTAGTACTAGCGAATGTCACCATTTTTACTTACAGATTTGCCTTTTACCCACTCAGTAGCCAAGGAACTGGAAGCAATAGCAGAACCACAGCCAAAGGTTTTGAACTTGGCATTCACAATCTTCCCACCCTCATCCACCTCGATCTAGGTGGGAAAAACAACCGTACACATCAGTTCATCATCAGCATTGTAACTGAACTCCAGACTGTTAATACTCTATAATGAatgtactgtttaaaaaaaaaaactcttcattTATCACTTGAAATACAGTATAGAAATCAAATTAATGTCTattttttgtgagaaaaaaagttcaTATGAAAAAATGCAATAGAGCTATGAACAAAAATGGCTTAAACAGAAACAGCCttgtgaccatatatatatatatttttttttttacaactggtgatttatattaaaaaaaattttttagcatTAATTACTTTGttataaactatatattgttTGTAGGTTACTGCATTTATTAGGTCCATAGAAAAAAGCCTAAGCAGAGAAAAGGAAAAGGGCTGCAAATATTATATTCTGTTTTGTCCccgtcaaataaataataaatagggTCATCTAAAATATGCAGACTCATCCTGCGTAAGCACTCAATCCAATCAGAGGCTTCAGTCATTCTACAGAGAATTAAGATCCTGAAAGATTCACCTTAAATACTGCTTCTTTTTTAAGTAAGGAtgcaataaatgtttaatatttttcactttttatagCCTATGCATCATTTCATGTCACAAATACAAACATGCTAGTCTTTAAATACCTGTGCTATAAAATGACAGTTAATAAGCCTACAATAGTGAACATATCCAttcggacaaaaaaaaaatacaatttaggaAGATCAGTAAAAAGTCTATTTTTAAGCAAGACAGAATTACCTGCAGTTTCATCACATCTCCACAAGCAGGGGCACCAACCAACCCTGTGCCCACATTCTTGGCATTTTTATCCAAAGACCCTACATTTCTTGGGTTCTCATAGTGGTCcacaacctttaaaataaaaacaacgtTCAAACGAGTGGCCAATTAAGTTTTCTGGCACAAAAAAGTCAGGATCTTGTGTCAGTGCATTTTATCGTTATACAAGACAAACAAACGTCCATGCTGCTCCCCAATCTCTCCCATTTGGACCTAGTTAGTCGTTTGCTCATTTTGCCATAATACAAATTACAGAAAATTATGACTTTACTTGTTGTCTTATCCATAAATCCTGGActcgttaaaaaagttaaatgtgaTCTAATATAAACTGACTTAAAGAATTAAAACTGACTGACAGCTAAAAACTTGCTACAGTATGTCACACGTTAGTGGTGTTAGTCCAATGCTGCTAATACTGTCATTATGTATCACATTATGTATCAGATGTCAGACACAGGAACCAAGTACATGAGGTCAAAGCGAAACactttaattatttttcacacaatttgcATGAGTCCTACTAGCTTACCTTTTTGTGATACCCACATTGCATCCACAACTGAGGAGCTGAAAGCGTTTTGACAATAACCGGGGACGCGCACTTCTTCACAAGCAGAGCCGCCATGACAGGATATTATATGTGAAATGACGCACTTGAGAACTCAAATAGCGGATTTATACAAGCACACCGTGTAGTCTCGTGGATTTCAGCGACTATCGCGAGATGTTACACAAGCAGAGGTttgggtttaggggtggggttgggtaagggggatcattttgattgcatgatttagaaactcccagcagtttgaaaacacccacaaggtgataaacgcccacttttactCTGCACAGACAAAaatcctttatttatataatctatCCTATatgcacttatatatatatttgttctttttattaaCTTGAACAGTTTATGCGTTTTCACTTGTAAAATTGTTGTTTTGTAGAGCAGCAAATTGTTGTTTGTGTTTCAACTTTATGCTATACCTTTTCTTATTGTTGAAACTTTGCAGCTTCCCTCGTCCATTTATTGtgtatattaaacaatgttatgAATGCCAGCAGGTCAAGGAAAGTGCAGCGCCTTTGAGTGACAGCGCTGTCAGCCAATCGTTGAAAAGGGAGGCGAAGAGGATTTTTCAAACCTCAGGAAATGGGAAGGCGAAGCAACTTccataaaaaaaaggaaactacTGGTAATTCGAGAGCTGTCTTGCCTCCCAGCTGGCAGCCTGACACCTGTATCTTCTTTCAGCACCCAACATTTTATTCTATTTGAATGTCCTTTTTTTGGTTGAGTTCTCAAATTCAGTTGGAAGTTTGGATATGGTTTCTAGTGTCACTCAATCAGGCGCCGCGTGAGCTCGAGTGAAGAATCGGTTAGTCCAAGCATCACTCTCTGCGTTTATCGGACATTATTTCAAAATGACGGATGTGACGCTTCAGGTAAGAAATAAATTAGATCTATTTTACACAGCCTAACTGTTATGGTTAGTAATGGAGTAATAGGAAACACAGAGTGCTGTTTGGAGATCAAAGTGCTGTTTGGAGATCAAGTGACGTTAGTCAGATGGTTAACGTTCAACGGCTCGTGTTTACATTTCACTTTGGGTGAGTCCCGTGTCCCGTCTCAACGGTTTTCAATCATTCAAGACAcccacaatatatttttttagcagtGGAGAAATTATTATaaaggataaaaaataaaatgtcaaatatgaAGTAAACCATTAGACAGATGCTGTGTTTATGGCCTCATGTTATGTGCCGTAATAAGGCTGTTTTATAGCTTTGTCCgaacaattaaaatcaataacGTTAAACATTTTCAGGTTGAACGGGTTTGACAGGACTTAAGCTTCCTCTTCTGTC of the Carassius gibelio isolate Cgi1373 ecotype wild population from Czech Republic chromosome A5, carGib1.2-hapl.c, whole genome shotgun sequence genome contains:
- the LOC128007703 gene encoding iron-sulfur cluster assembly scaffold protein IscU-like codes for the protein MAALLVKKCASPVIVKTLSAPQLWMQCGYHKKVVDHYENPRNVGSLDKNAKNVGTGLVGAPACGDVMKLQIEVDEGGKIVNAKFKTFGCGSAIASSSLATEWVKGKSIDEALKIKNTEIAKELSLPPVKLHCSMLAEDAIKAALADYRLKQEGEPGKKTTMARN